The sequence ATATCGTCCTGGCTAATGAACTTGACGATGTTAGCACTCATGCTCACGACTTTCTCTTGCTGCATCTCTAACTCAGATTTAGACAGGGCAGAATGTACCTCTATGATATGGCGACCATCGGGCTCGGTAGAGATCTTAACCGTTTGATTAATCACCCGAACAGGATCGCCGTATTTAGTCTGATTAAACAACCATTCGATATCATCTGGGTTGAGACGTACACAACCTGAGCTAACACGCATGCCGATACCAAAATCTTTGTTAGTACCATGGATCAGGTAGCTGCCATCACCATAAGAAAGCTGCATTGCGTAATTACCCAATGGGTTATCCGGTCCTGCTTGCACTATGGCAGGAAGCACTTCACCACGCTCCAGGTGATCTTTGCGAATACTTGCCGGAGGCGTCCAACTTGGGTTAGGAATTCTGGCCTTAATCTTAGTGACCATTTCAGGAGTTTCACGACCTATACGGCCAATCCCAACGGGAAAGACATGAACTTGCTTACCGTTCTTAGGAAAATAGTAGAGCCTCAATTCCGGTAAATTAAGCACGATTCCTTTTCTTGGCACATCCGGTAGCAACATTTGAGTCGGGATTATGAGTTTAATCCCTGGAGTCGGTAAAAATGGGTCCACACCAGGATTTGACTCCATCAATTCCAAAATACCAACATTATACTGTTTGGAAATCGTCTGAAAAAAGTCCCCCTTCTGTACCACATGCTCCTGAAGTTCACCAATGAGACGACTGCCCTTTTCTGGCAGATCATAAACGTTGGCCATACTGATGGCTGGAATTACACTTAAGATGAACAACAGCAATATTCTCATCATAGGTATCTCTATTTCCTTTTTATTCTCTACTATCGAATCTGACGACTGCTAATACCAATCAATATAAATACCAGCAGATAACTCAAACACAAATATTCAGCTTAAATATTAACCTCAGTCGTCACTAAATCCTAGCCCTATCGAATACAAAGCGAGGATAAAATAAAACCATTCAGCCGAGGTTAACTTCAAGCTATAACGTTATACTTTCTTCGATAGGGTGACAATAAAGTCAATCTCTAACCCTTCGAAGTTGCCAGAGGCTATCTTCTTGCGCACCTTATCATTAGCCCGCCACGCATAAGGCGTCATTTCTAGCAGCGTCAAGGCTTGCTCGCCGTCTGCATTTAGTTTAAATGTCACTCTCTGAGTGTCTAATAATTCAAGCCCACTCACTTGAGTCGATTGCACTTCCTTCTCTTTCATATCTGGGTAGATATACCCTTTTAACTGCCATAGGTGCCGTGGAGCGGGAGAGACCTGCAATAAGTAACCGGCTTGCTTGAGGACACGTAGCGGCTCCTTTCCTTTGAGTTGCTTATCGATTAGCGTCACTAAGTCGAAGCTGGCGTCTGCGAAAGGAAGCGTCCTCAGGCTACTTACAATCAAGGTACTTTTTTCTGCTGGTTCAGGATTACTACCAGAGTCACTACTAGCATCGCTGCCAGTGCCTGTTGCATTATCAGAGTCCACTTCAGAATCGATCTTCGCTGCTGAGAAGAGTGCATTCTCAGCCTCGTTGATCCCATGCTGCACCAGATTTAGCTCGGCTTGCTTGAGCGGCTCATTAAGTGCCGACTTTATCGCCCTGAGATAGTAACCTTCGCCACAATCATAATCCAGATGCGCAATAGCACCTTCAGACGCCATATGCACGAGTTCAGGTTTAAGCATTTCTGTTATCCTCTCGACAAGAGGAGAAAATACACCGGATTCGAGTAAAAAACGTTTACCCCTCATCACCTGCCTAGAATCTAGCTTAGGCTTTTTAGCCAGGCTAAATATCCAGTATCCTTTATCACTTTTATCGAAATGATGCTTATTGCTACAGTGTAAACCTTGGGATTCAAGATGGATCAGCAGAGGCTGGTTACACACAGGGCATAGATAAATACTTTTCATAATGTCTCTTTAACAATGAAGATGAGACTTCCTGTAGCCCAAGAAGTCACACCTTGTAAAAATTAGGCGAATATAAATACACACAAGAGTGCGCCCAGTGCTAGACGATAGACGACGAAGGGAGTCATTCCAATCCTGCTGACCAGCTTTAAAAACACATGGATACAAGCATAAGCGGCAAGGAAAGAGACGATAATACCCAGAGTTAGGGCCTGATAATCTATAGCCTCACCACTGGATATCAGATCTTTAGTGACCAATATTGCCGCCCCTAAACTGATTGGTACCGACATAAGAAATGAGAAACGCGCCGCGGCCTCACGTCCTAAACCCAGCATCAAGGCAGCCGTGATGGTAGCACCGGAGCGAGATGTACCGGGGATCAACGCCATGGCCTGAGCCAGACCTATTATTAATGCCTTCTTCCAACCCACTTGAAACTCGGTCAGCCCCTGGCGGGTCATTCTATCGGCCCACCACAGCAAGAGACCGAACACGATAGTGGTCGTTGCCACCACTTCAATATTTCTCAGATGGGTTTCGATAAAACCTTTTGCGGTGAAGCCAACGATGACAGCCGGAATCGTCGCGAGTATGATCCACCAAGCCAGCTTACTTTCATCATTATGCTCCCCCTTGGTCATGCTGCCGCCCCAGG is a genomic window of Shewanella psychrophila containing:
- a CDS encoding undecaprenyl-diphosphate phosphatase, translating into MDTFQVIVLALIQGLTEFLPISSSAHLILPAQLLGWEDQGLSFDVAVNTGSLCAVIIYFRRELWSMFIAWGGSMTKGEHNDESKLAWWIILATIPAVIVGFTAKGFIETHLRNIEVVATTTIVFGLLLWWADRMTRQGLTEFQVGWKKALIIGLAQAMALIPGTSRSGATITAALMLGLGREAAARFSFLMSVPISLGAAILVTKDLISSGEAIDYQALTLGIIVSFLAAYACIHVFLKLVSRIGMTPFVVYRLALGALLCVFIFA
- a CDS encoding putative RNA methyltransferase; this encodes MKSIYLCPVCNQPLLIHLESQGLHCSNKHHFDKSDKGYWIFSLAKKPKLDSRQVMRGKRFLLESGVFSPLVERITEMLKPELVHMASEGAIAHLDYDCGEGYYLRAIKSALNEPLKQAELNLVQHGINEAENALFSAAKIDSEVDSDNATGTGSDASSDSGSNPEPAEKSTLIVSSLRTLPFADASFDLVTLIDKQLKGKEPLRVLKQAGYLLQVSPAPRHLWQLKGYIYPDMKEKEVQSTQVSGLELLDTQRVTFKLNADGEQALTLLEMTPYAWRANDKVRKKIASGNFEGLEIDFIVTLSKKV
- a CDS encoding L,D-transpeptidase family protein: MMRILLLFILSVIPAISMANVYDLPEKGSRLIGELQEHVVQKGDFFQTISKQYNVGILELMESNPGVDPFLPTPGIKLIIPTQMLLPDVPRKGIVLNLPELRLYYFPKNGKQVHVFPVGIGRIGRETPEMVTKIKARIPNPSWTPPASIRKDHLERGEVLPAIVQAGPDNPLGNYAMQLSYGDGSYLIHGTNKDFGIGMRVSSGCVRLNPDDIEWLFNQTKYGDPVRVINQTVKISTEPDGRHIIEVHSALSKSELEMQQEKVVSMSANIVKFISQDDIDSFKANDALMTQNGLPVNITL